From the Neoarius graeffei isolate fNeoGra1 chromosome 1, fNeoGra1.pri, whole genome shotgun sequence genome, one window contains:
- the LOC132883159 gene encoding uncharacterized protein LOC132883159 isoform X2: MRKKPQEEPDSEGNPSSFGMGFLGGEIIVDNRTPYKWTVCIETRTPWLFPDRYNIFDVEPYKKTQQSKTLFTKWGQTIYLKVKYGRCSVTECCNEPDLWYIFDPRDDPRFTIRESGDHCQIHLDCSVNYEEKKSACPNYEKIEDDAREEDEKRRRDEEQRRQAQLEREKRIEEQIKRESELAAKKLSQATETLKQKQRLRGHEFHHQTHIMQQPLDAEIERDEAPEIQKKFMDLMFEYQIFKDEDSEEMLPDRMKSLQNELLVEYCKKHNLSSSCVFSFDTAVGYETLPLHDRLTVLEAVMHLVFEENEDNQTQKHDRNVLLDLLELLQDNHPSLAFNLLQSVLQTDMQLSAWSNEILCQIAFNNTWKLAEITDFLRYTVGKDKEQVQSVLHIAQTYKLEYGKIITALNSPDPLRWIKSYVDKERDKTADDIISEMRKANYPENVLTILKDVLKYLEIELPKHKRTDLCKKEMQNIKKMVKELDFNNPDRQVLKSVLVGMSVAIKMCSALTIQNGRHEIVIEGYLPRLTQLATLVIFLLPKSKTNTGCLLEIGTGEGKSCILAMLAAIHAIRGVKVDIVTSSPVLAFRDLEEWSRLYKMFGITSSTVPPMLNDVSSEKQDELTEEAYKQQIIYSTVGTFAADTLKQEFEKKTTRGDRRFELVLVDEVDYMTLDNGVQITFLSHESSGLQHLEQVLAGIWAMISACRPIEIQETGETMWTTRVQNFHTAALIATIGSVKSDTFSPLEILLPGIELGFYSEEDFENLNGSINNDRENQHVTLENEAWKTIMAKTGIEQQYDLLSVLEMGMEHKVAFNCYIYQSDTGKVIQFGEQKPKTDLNINMLLLENGKACEILSENVLVEATVHELKSKIKYSKQCSSKEEKDALVIPSFLEKYLENQLPVFVENALKAIQMTKGREYMIERSLSAQGVDVSEEDQHMYHAIIPVDFQASGMLEKRKRWGDGLQQFLEMKHQLTLSPLSNVTNYMSNSNFFKRYLSGKGIFGVSGTLGGDADKGFLARHYKTDSYVIPAHQRQKVTELPAVQVRGGTEEWIQTLCATVSKVSNRGQVVLVVCEDVNTANTLNDKITAETKHSVTMYTMSESHNIENQKFNKGQIIITTNLGGRGTDIKVTEEVNHCGGLCVLLTYFPNNRRVEKQVFGRTGRKGTPGMVQLILNHDRLAVAYRGHSIEVMRELREEYEVNRIKDMEKEKLAEIEMKEELFSTFCQFLSDFDKHYSTEEKTDLFEVKVKDVPHYFESFHSKMDYHPALNALKESWGMWLILHTEQINMENDLPELKEDLIQHLQDTSNKLLQGQSENFYDHIQQALGRTALHFQNKTKCDYGVKTYWEKASDSDNYYRAVALYNQAYITINMAKEGYKSEARSLLEEAEKAIDVYVLEMTKTLYFCSLSITQDFEPHQSGSCNFQTQMQARMTIFNSWKRNIRKICELLVSAKGDFKTVDLTLYSLLTAEDFVSSSELGLFRNYGLAVLFEVKKKPKFSFDGLICCFLGVVQVVAGVLICTLSAGSMSSFSLGLISEGVSDMIYGIMGAINGTFDWASWAISKAMNIGISLACAGFSVLKSSLSSVKNAANGILNGTKSLKDIAWSAVQSGRNLFMSSSTTVKSSASSLWIKNITSDMAKLNLKKASAYAVQELAIQGVNTALNIDTTVQKTFRQGFQHTFKKSVISALQQNKQFVRLLLSFISSGIPKAALNKESGYKISKSLEKQIIDHVALNTQLIINGLIINSNQMQKIIQRLSNVWDKSAEFVAKSFHTCIKKLLTTANMSAKIYEMYSSIPTKRTIDDNFVPAFLKSMNKNPLLGTYDNDGRDKLEDVKRLKDELIDLVSDIISQTMVESFSGFATSIFTKTFTQKLNSVSGKVVGNLLGRHETQSFFVCQQYHYDLKSTSECKERPLTEEEMNELKCYANNITDEQKPATALEAHVLTKSNLLEGKGICISVVDDQGKLLTQETYLGTDPAAGTIKLLLTKTPLTSPGNEGILTKLKRNIKAENILQSGRIDIIRSDGSRETVKSSNQNCLFHALIQATTNNPNSVVLEKAKELRRKVGEEILLNPNKYVDAVKIHNMFNMTNRWNKFTIQTGVRECDLEQYTKYTKDKTPKQIIDEYELGKVGNCKCLLDTKKPTAGVVEAQHIPPKSTWSSVLHLIQTNPDISSSLDRKNKEAFYLMMKMKHDPNGKMQLCINTLYSDQRHALSSGNSAESRACRHFLTSTFCSGDTEKALKLSLMMAHPQCSNHIWNDLGISHHFRTCDSGLGTIDRNDYYKRGFKDILKKYSKWDLIDLQQTIRLINWVQKDLFLDTSTVEYEEIINVIKDAKKK, encoded by the exons AATGGGGTTCCTGGGAGGAGAAATAATTGTTGACAATCGCACCCCCTACAAATGGACTGTATGTATCGAGACCCGGACGCCATGGCTATTTCCTGACAGATACAATATA TTTGATGTTGAACCTtacaaaaaaacacaacaaagcaAGACACTTTTTACCAAATGGGGCCAAACCATCTACTTGAAAGTGAAATATGGAcgatgttcagtgacagaatgctgcaACGAGCCAGATTTGTGGTACATATTCGATCCAAGAGATGACCCCCGTTTCACAATTCGAGAGAGTGGTGACCACTGTCAAATACATCTGGACTGCAGTGTAaattatgaggaaaaaaaatcagcttGCCCAAATTATG AGAAAATTGAAGATGATGCACGAGAGGAAGATGAAAAGCGCAGACGAGATGAAGAGCAGCGGCGTCAGGCCCAGCTTGAACGTGAAAAAAGAATTGAGGAACAGATTAAAAGGGAAAGTGAGCTCGCTGCTAAGAAGCTTTCACAAGCCACAGAGACACTGAAGCAGAAACAGAGGCTGAGAGGTCATGAATTTCATCACCAAACTCATATAATGCAACAGCCACTGGATGCTGAAATAGAAAGAGATGAG GCTCCAGAAATACAGAAGAAATTTATGGACCTCATGTTTGAATATCAAATCTTTAAAGATGAAGACTCAGAGGAGATGTTACCAGACAGAATGAAAAGTCTGCAAAATGAGTTATTGGTGGAGTACTGTAAGAAACACAACCTGTCCAGTAGCTGTGTGTTTTCTTTCGACACTGCAGTCGGTTATGAGACTCTGCCTCTACATGATAGACTAACAGTCCTTGAGGCAGTAATGCATTTAGTTTTCGAAGAGAATGAGGACAACCAGACACAAAAACATGACCGCAATGTCCTCTTGGATCTGCTTGAACTGTTGCAAGATAATCATCCATCACTTGCATTTAATCTTTTACAGAGCGTACTTCAAACTGATATGCAACTGTCTGCATGGAGTAATGAAATTCTGTGTCAGATTGCATTCAATAACACATGGAAACTGGCAGAAATAACAGACTTCTTGCGTTACACTGTTGGGAAAGACAAAGAACAAGTGCAGTCAGTCCTTCACATTGCACAGACCTACAAGCTGGAGTATGGGAAAATCATTACTGCCTTGAATTCACCTGATCCCCTCAGATGGATAAAAAGCTATGTtgacaaagagagagacaaaaCTGCTGATGATATTATTAGTGAAATGCGCAAAGCAAACTATCCTGAGAATGTCCTGACAATACTAAAGGATGTTCTAAAATATCTGGAAATAGAACTTCCAAAACACAAACGAACTGACCTCTGTAAAAAagaaatgcaaaatataaagaaaaTGGTCAAAGAACTGGACTTTAACAACCCAGACAGACAAGTTCTCAAAAGTGTACTAGTTGGAATGTCAGTCGCCATAAAAATGTGCTCTGCACTCACTATTCAAAACGGTCGCCATGAAATAGTCATTGAAGGATATCTCCCCAGATTAACTCAACTTGCAACCTTGGTCATTTTTCTGCTTCCAAAATCAAAAACCAATACAGGTTGTCTCCTTGAAATTGGGACAGGTGAAGGAAAATCTTGTATCTTAGCCATGCTTGCTGCAATCCATGCCATTCGGGGTGTAAAGGTGGACATTGTGACGAGCTCCCCAGTTCTTGCCTTTCGTGATTTAGAGGAATGGAGCAGACTGTACAAGATGTTTGGCATCACATCATCTACCGTTCCTCCAATGCTGAATGATGTTTCATCTGAAAAACAAGATGAACTGACTGAGGAAGCATACAaacaacaaataatttacagTACTGTTGGGACTTTTGCAGCGGATACACTGAAACAAGAATTTGAGAAGAAAACAACTCGAGGAGACAGGAGGTTCGAGCTGGTCCTTGTAGATGAGGTTGACTACATGACCTTGGATAATGGAGTTCAAATAACATTTCTGTCCCATGAGTCCAGTGGCCTCCAACATTTGGAGCAAGTCCTTGCAGGCATCTGGGCCATGATATCCGCATGTCGACCAATTGAGATACAAGAAACTGGAGAGACCATGTGGACAACAAGAGTCCAGAATTTTCACACAGCTGCACTAATAGCAACGATTGGTTCAGTCAAAAGTGATACATTTTCACCACTGGAAATTTTGTTGCCAGGCATTGAATTAGGCTTTTACTCAGAGGAAGATTTTGAAAATTTAAATGGCTCTATCAATAATGACAGAGAAAACCAACATGTCACTTTGGAAAATGAGGCATGGAAGACCATTATGGCCAAAACAGGAATAGAACAACAGTACGATTTGCTCAGTGTTCTTGAGATGGGCATGGAACACAAGGTGGCATTTAACTGTTATATATATCAGTCAGATACTGGAAAAGTGATTCAGTTTGGAGAGCAAAAGCCAAAAACTGACCTCAACATCAATATGTTGCTACTCGAGAATGGAAAAGCTTGTGAGATCTTGTCTGAAAATGTACTTGTTGAAGCCACTGTTCATGAGTTGAAATCCAAGATTAAATATTCTAAACAATGCAgttcaaaagaagaaaaagacgcTCTTGTAATCCCTTCTTTCTTAGAGAAATACTTGGAAAATCAGCTGCCAGTGTTTGTTGAGAATGCGTTGAAGGCCATTCAGATGACCAAAGGCAGAGAGTACATGATCGAGAGATCTCTTAGTGCTCAGGGAGTAGATGTTAGTGAAGAAGATCAACACATGTACCATGCAATAATTCCAGTGGACTTTCAGGCTAGTGGAatgttggagaaaagaaaacggtGGGGTGATGGACTACAACAATTTCTGGAGATGAAGCATCAGTTAACTTTATCACCATTATCAAATGTGACAAACTACATGTCAAATTCAAATTTCTTTAAAAGATATCTCAGTGGAAAAGGGATATTTGGTGTCTCTGGAACACTGGGGGGAGATGCAGACAAGGGTTTCCTGGCAAGACATTACAAAACGGACAGCTATGTCATACCAGCTCATCAGCGTCAAAAGGTTACTGAGCTTCCTGCAGTCCAGGTGAGAGGAGGTACAGAAGAATGGATCCAGACTCTTTGTGCCACGGTCTCAAAAGTGTCTAACAGAGGACAGGTCGTGTTAGTTGTGTGTGAAGACGTCAACACAGCAAATACGCTCAATGACAAAATTACAGCAGAAACCAAACATTCGGTTACCATGTACACGATGAGTGAGAGTCACAACATTGAGAACCAGAAGTTCAACAAAGGGCAGATCATTATTACCACTAACCTTGGAGGGCGTGGAACAGACATTAAGGTTACAGAGGAGGTTAATCACTGTGGTGGTCTCTGTGTGTTACTCACGTACTTCCCCAATAACCGAAGAGTCGAGAAACAGGTCTTTGGACGAACAGGTCGAAAAGGCACCCCGGGAATGGTACAGTTAATACTGAACCATGATCGTCTCGCTGTGGCTTACCGAGGCCATTCTATTGAAGTCATGAGGGAACTCAGAGAAGAGTATGAGGTTAATCGAATAAAAGACATGGAGAAGGAGAAACTAGCTGAAATTGAAATGAAGGAAGAACTGTTCTCCACATTTTGCCAGTTCCTTAGTGACTTTGACAAGCATTATAGTACAGAAGAGAAGACAGACCTCTTTGAAGTGAAAGTAAAAGATGTACCTCATTACTTTGAGTCCTTTCACAGTAAGATGGACTATCACCCAGCACTGAATGCTTTGAAGGAGTCATGGGGTATGTGGCTGATCCTTCACACAGAGCAGATTAACATGGAGAATGACCTCCCTGAATTGAAAGAAGACCTCATCCAGCATTTACAGGATACAAGTAACAAACTTTTACAAGGTCAGAGTGAAAACTTTTATGATCACATACAGCAGGCTTTAGGAAGAACTGCTTTGCACTTTCAAAACAAAACCAAATGTGACTATGGAGTGAAAACTTACTGGGAAAAAGCCTCTGACTCAGACAATTACTACAGAGCTGTTGCACTGTATAACCAGGCCTACATTACCATTAACATGGCCAAAGAGGGCTACAAAAGTGAAGCACGCTCCTTACTCGAGGAGGCGGAGAAAGCCATTGATGTTTATGTCTTAGAAATGACCAAAACACTATACTTCTGTTCCTTGTCTATTACTCAAGATTTTGAACCACATCAAAGTGGCAGCTGTAACTTCCAAACACAAATGCAAGCAAGGATGACTATATTTAACTCATGGAAGCgaaatatcagaaaaatatgtgAACTGCTTGTGTCTGCGAAAGGAGATTTCAAAACTGTGGACTTGACACTTTACAGTTTACTGACTGCTGAGGATTTTGTGTCTTCTAGTGAACTTGGTCTCTTTCGTAATTACGGCCTTGCAGTTTTGTTTGAAGTGAAGAAAAAGCCCAAGTTCTCATTTGATGGCCTGATTTGTTGTTTTCTTGGTGTGGTTCAGGTTGTAGCAGGAGTTTTGATATGCACCCTGTCAGCTGGTTCTATGTCCTCATTTAGTCTTGGTTTGATCTCCGAAGGTGTGTCTGATATGATCTATGGGATCATGGGTGCAATAAATGGTACATTTGATTGGGCATCATGGGCGATATCTAAAGCAATGAACATAGGAATTTCTTTAGCCTGTGCGGGTTTCAGTGTTCTCAAAAGCTCACTCTCCTCTGTGAAAAATGCAGCAAATGGGATCCTTAATGGCACTAAATCTCTAAAAGACATTGCATGGAGTGCTGTCCAATCAGGAAGAAACCTGTTTATGTCCTCTTCTACAACAGTCAAATCATCAGCATCATCACTATGGATAAAGAACATCACATCAGACATGGCCAAACTGAACTTAAAAAAAGCCAGTGCATATGCTGTTCAGGAACTGGCTATTCAGGGAGTAAACACTGCTTTGAACATTGATACTACAGTTCAAAAAACCTTCAGACAAGGATTTCAACATACTTTCAAGAAATCTGTTATTTCAGCACTGCAACAAAATAAACAATTTGTCAGACTGCTCTTAAGTTTCATTAGTTCAGGAATCCCAAAGGCAGCCTTGAATAAAGAGTCTGGCTACAAAATTAGCAAAAGCTTGGAGAAGCAAATTATTGACCATGTTGCTCTGAATACACAACTCATCATTAATGGCCTTATAATAAACTCTAACCAAATGCAAAAGATCATTCAAAGACTGTCAAATGTGTGGGACAAATCAGCAGAGTTTGTTGCAAAAAGCTTTCATACCTGTATCAAGAAACTTCTGACTACTGCAAACATGTCCGCCAAAATTTATGAAATGTATTCCTCCATTCCTACTAAACGGACCATTGATGATAATTTTGTTCCTGCATTTTTGAAGTCCATGAACAAGAATCCATTACTTGGGACATATGACAATGATGGAAGGGACAAACTGGAAGATGTGAAACGTCTTAAAGATGAGCTCATTGACTTGGTTTCAGATATTATTTCCCAGACCATGGTGGAGAGTTTTTCTGGGTTTGCCACGTCCATTTTTACAAAAACATTCACTCAAAAACTAAACTCTGTTAGTGGAAAAGTAGTTGGTAATTTGCTAGGGAGGCATGAAACCCAAAGTTTCTTTGTGTGTCAGCAGTATCATTATGATCTGAAATCAACCAGTGAATGCAAGGAAAGGCCTTTGACTGAGGAAGAAATGAATGAGCTCAAGTGCTACGCTAATAATATAACTGATGAACAAAAGCCAGCAACAGCTTTAGAGGCTCATGTCCTCACAAAGAGTAATTTACTGGAAGGAAAAGGAATTTGTATATCTGTAGTAGATGATCAAGGAAAACTTCTGACACAGGAGACTTACCTAGGAACTGATCCAGCAGCTGGTACTATCAAACTCTTGCTTACAAAGACACCACTGACTTCTCCAGG AAATGAAGGAATATTGACAAAACTGAAACGTAACATTAAGGCTGAAAACATTCTGCAGAGTGGCCGTATTGATATTATACGCTCTGATGGATCACGAGAAACTGTGAAGTCATCAAATCAGAACTGTCTTTTTCATGCTCTCATCCAAGCAACAACTAACAACCCAAACAGTGTTGTGCTAGAAAAAGCTAAAGAGCTCCGTAGGAAAGTCGGCGAGGAG ATTCTTTTAAACCCAAATAAGTATGTAGATGCTGTGAAGATCCACAACATGTTCAACATGACAAACAGGTGGAATAAATTTACAATCCAAACTGGAGTGAGGGAATGTGATCTGGAGCAGTACACCAAGTACACTAAAGACAAGACACCCAAACAAATTATTGATGAGTACGAACTTGGAAAAGTAGGCAACTGCAAGTG CCTTTTAGACACAAAGAAGCCTACAGCAGGAGTGGTGGAGGCACAGCACATTCCACCAAAAAGCACATGGAGCTCAGTCCTTCACCTCATCCAAACAAACCCTGACATTTCTTCTTCATTAGACAGAAAAAACAAGGAAGCGTTCTACTTAATGATGAAAATGAAACATGACCCAAATGGAAAAATGCAGCTTTGCATAAACACGCTGTATTCTGATCAGCGCCATGCACTGAGCAGTGGAAACAGTGCTGAATCCAGAGCATGCAG ACATTTCCTGACAAGTACCTTTTGCAGTGGAGATACAGAGAAAGCATTGAAGCTGTCCTTAATGATGGCCCACCCTCAATGTTCCAACCACATCTGGAATGATCTCG GTATCAGTCATCATTTCAGGACATGTGATTCTGGACTTGGAACAATTGACAGGAATGACTACTACAAGAGAGGATTTAAGGACATCTTGAAAAAATACAGCAAATGGGATCTGATCGACCTACAACAAACCATCCGACTAATAAACTGGGTGCAGAAAGATTTATTTCTGGACACATCTACAGTAGAATATGAAGAAATAATTAATGTGATAAAAGATGCAAAAAAGAAGTGA